One window of the Populus trichocarpa isolate Nisqually-1 chromosome 9, P.trichocarpa_v4.1, whole genome shotgun sequence genome contains the following:
- the LOC7464033 gene encoding coatomer subunit gamma isoform X1, with protein MAQPLVKKDDDHDDEAEYSPFLGIEKGAVLQEARVFNDPQLDPRRCSQVITKLLYLLNQGDYFTKTEATEVFFSVTKLFQSKDFGLRRMVYLIIKELSPSADEVIIVTSSLMKDMNSKTDMYRANAIRVLCRITDGTLLTQIERYLKQAIVDKNPVVASAALVSGIHLLQTNPEIVKRWSNEVQEAVQSRAALVQFHALALLQQIRQNDRLAVSKLVTSLTRGTVRSPMAQCLLIRYASQVIRESANTQTGDRPFYDFLESCLRHKAEMVIFEAARAITELSGVTNRELTPAITVLQLFLSSSKPVLRFAAVRTLNKVAMTHPMAVTNCNIDMESLISDQNRSIATLAITTLLKTGNESSVDRLMKQITNFMSDIADEFKIVVVEAIRSLCLKFPLKYRSLMNFLSNILREEGGFEYKKAIVDSIVILIRDIPEAKESGLLHLCEFIEDCEFTYLSTQILHFLGIEGPKTTDPSKYIRYIYNRVHLENATVRAAAVSTLAKFGAMVDALKPRIFVLLRRCIFDSDDEVRDRTTLYLSTLGGDGEVVETDRDTKTFLFGDLDIPLVNLETSLKNYEPSEEPFDIDSVPKEVKSQPLAEKKAPGKKPTGLGAPPAGPPSTVDAYERLLSSIPEFSDFGKPFKSSAPVELTEAETEYAVNVVKHIFDRHVVFQYNCTNTIPEQLLENVSVIVDSSEADNFAEVASKPLRSLPYDTPGQTFVAFEKPKGITAVGKFSNTLRFIVKEVDPTTGEAEEDGVEDEYQLEDLEVVAADYMMKVGVSNFRNAWESMGDEFEHVDEYGLGPRENLAEAVIAVINLLGMQPCEGTEVVATNSRSHTCLLSGVFLGNVRVLARLQFGIHGSRDVAMKLAVRSEDEAVSDTIHEIVSSG; from the exons ATGGCACAACCTCTCGTGAAAAAAGACGATGATCACGACGATGAAG CAGAGTACTCTCCGTTTTTGGGGATTGAGAAGGGCGCTGTTCTTCAGGAAGCTAGGGTTTTTAATGATCCTCAACTTGATCCGAGAAGATGCTCTCag GTTATCACAAAGCTTCTTTATCTACTGAACCAAGGAGATTACTTCACCAAG ACTGAAGCCACAGAAGTTTTCTTTTCCGTGACAAAGCTTTTCCAGTCGAAAGATTTTGGTTTGAGGAGAAtggtttatttgattataaagGAATTATCGCCATCAGCAGATGAG GTTATTATTGTCACAAGCTCCCTAATGAAGGACATGAATAGCAAGACTGATATGTACCGAGCAAATGCCATTCGTGTGCTTTGTCGGATAACAGATGGAACCCTTCTTACCCAGATCGAACGATATCTGAAACAAGCAATAGTTGACAAGAATCCAGTAGTTGCTAGTGCAGCCTTGGTCAGTGGGATTCATTTACTCCAG ACGAACCCAGAGATTGTCAAAAGGTGGAGTAATGAGGTTCAAGAAGCTGTACAGTCAAGGGCTGCCCTTGTACAATTTCATGCACTGGCTTTGCTCCAGCAG ATACGACAGAACGATCGACTTGCTGTTAGTAAGTTGGTTACTAGTTTGACTAGGGGAACTGTTCGCTCACCAATGGCTCAATGCCTCTTAATACGTTATGCTAGTCAG GTTATTCGTGAGTCAGCTAACACACAAACAGGGGACCGTCCTTTCTATGATTTTCTGGAGAGTTGTCTGCGCCATAAGGCTGAAATGGTGATATTTGAGGCTGCCAGAGCAATTACAGAGCTCAGTGGTGTGACAAACCGAGAATTGACTCCAGCGATCACTGTTCTCCAGCTCTTCTTGAGTTCGTCCAAGCCTGTGCTGAGATTTGCAGCTGTCCGTACTTTGAACAAG GTGGCCATGACTCATCCCATGGCTGTCACAAACTGCAACATTGATATGGAGAGCTTAATTTCTGACCAGAACAGAAGCATTGCCACTCTTGCAATCACCACTCTACTTAAGACAGGAAATGAATCAAGTGTGGATCGCTTGATGAAGCAGATAACAAATTTCATGTCAGATATAGCTGATGAGTTCAAAATTGTTGTTGTGGAAGCCATAAGGTCACTGTGTTTGAAGTTTCCCTTGAAGTATAGATCATT GATGAACTTTTTAAGCAACATTCTCAGGGAGGAAGGAGGATTTGAGTACAAAAAGGCTATTGTAGATTCAATTGTGATCCTTATCAGAGATATCCCTGAAGCAAAGGAAAGTGGTTTACTTCATTTGtgtgaatttattgaagattgTGAATTTACCTATCTATCCACACAG ATACTCCACTTTCTGGGGATTGAAGGCCCAAAGACCACAGATCCCAGCAAATACATACGCTATATCTACAACCGTGTGCATCTTGAGAATGCTACTGTCCGGGCTGCTGCTGTGAGCACTCTGGCAAAATTTGGTGCTATGGTTGACGCACTGAAG CCACGAATTTTTGTCCTGTTGAGGCGCTGTATCTTTGACAGTGATGATGAG GTTCGTGATAGAACAACACTTTATCTCAGCACACTTGGGGGTGATGGTGAAGTGGTTGAAACTGATAGAGACACAAAGACTTTTCTCTTTGGAGACCTGGATATCCCTCTTGTGAATCTGGAgacaagtttgaaaaattat GAGCCTTCTGAAGAGCCTTTTGATATTGATTCTGTTCCAAAAGAAGTCAAGTCTCAGCCGCTTGCTGAGAAGAAAGCCCCAGGCAAAAAGCCAACTGGTCTTGGTGCTCCTCCGGCTGGTCCTCCATCTACCGTTGATGCTTACGAAAGGCTTCTTTCCTCTATTCCAGAGTTTTCGGACTTTGGGAAGCCTTTCAAG TCCTCGGCACCTGTGGAGCTTACAGAAGCAGAAACAGAATATGCAGTTAATGTTGTTAAGCACATATTTGATAGGCATGTCGTGTTCCAGTACAACTGCACCAACACGATTCCTGAGCAATTATTGGAAAAT GTCTCTGTTATTGTGGATTCGTCAGAAGCGGATAACTTTGCAGAAGTAGCATCCAAGCCTTTACGATCTCTTCCTTATGATACACCTGGACAAACCTTTGTGGCATTTGAGAAGCCTAAGGGAATCACTGCTGTAGGAAAGTTTTCAAACACATTGAGGTTCATTGTTAAAGAG GTTGATCCAACTACTGGTGAGGCAGAGGAGGATGGCGTTGAAGATGAATACCAACTGGAGGACCTTGAGGTTGTTGCAGCAGATTACATGATGAAGGTCGGAGTCTCCAATTTCAGGAATGCTTGGGAAAGCATGGGAGATGAATTTGAGCATGTGGATGAATATGGCCTTGGCCCAAGGGAGAACTTGGCTGAAGCTGTTATCGCTGTCATCAACCTTCTTGGGATGCAGCCTTGTGAG GGAACAGAGGTTGTTGCAACCAATTCAAGGTCACACACGTGTCTACTATCTGGTGTTTTCCTAGGCAACGTGAGGGTGCTTGCACGGTTGCAGTTTGGAATTCATGGTTCTAGGGATGTTGCAATGAAACTGGCTGTTAGATCTGAGGATGAAGCCGTCAGTGATACCATTCACGAGATTGTATCAAGCGGCTGA
- the LOC7464033 gene encoding coatomer subunit gamma isoform X2 — protein sequence MAQPLVKKDDDHDDEEYSPFLGIEKGAVLQEARVFNDPQLDPRRCSQVITKLLYLLNQGDYFTKTEATEVFFSVTKLFQSKDFGLRRMVYLIIKELSPSADEVIIVTSSLMKDMNSKTDMYRANAIRVLCRITDGTLLTQIERYLKQAIVDKNPVVASAALVSGIHLLQTNPEIVKRWSNEVQEAVQSRAALVQFHALALLQQIRQNDRLAVSKLVTSLTRGTVRSPMAQCLLIRYASQVIRESANTQTGDRPFYDFLESCLRHKAEMVIFEAARAITELSGVTNRELTPAITVLQLFLSSSKPVLRFAAVRTLNKVAMTHPMAVTNCNIDMESLISDQNRSIATLAITTLLKTGNESSVDRLMKQITNFMSDIADEFKIVVVEAIRSLCLKFPLKYRSLMNFLSNILREEGGFEYKKAIVDSIVILIRDIPEAKESGLLHLCEFIEDCEFTYLSTQILHFLGIEGPKTTDPSKYIRYIYNRVHLENATVRAAAVSTLAKFGAMVDALKPRIFVLLRRCIFDSDDEVRDRTTLYLSTLGGDGEVVETDRDTKTFLFGDLDIPLVNLETSLKNYEPSEEPFDIDSVPKEVKSQPLAEKKAPGKKPTGLGAPPAGPPSTVDAYERLLSSIPEFSDFGKPFKSSAPVELTEAETEYAVNVVKHIFDRHVVFQYNCTNTIPEQLLENVSVIVDSSEADNFAEVASKPLRSLPYDTPGQTFVAFEKPKGITAVGKFSNTLRFIVKEVDPTTGEAEEDGVEDEYQLEDLEVVAADYMMKVGVSNFRNAWESMGDEFEHVDEYGLGPRENLAEAVIAVINLLGMQPCEGTEVVATNSRSHTCLLSGVFLGNVRVLARLQFGIHGSRDVAMKLAVRSEDEAVSDTIHEIVSSG from the exons ATGGCACAACCTCTCGTGAAAAAAGACGATGATCACGACGATGAAG AGTACTCTCCGTTTTTGGGGATTGAGAAGGGCGCTGTTCTTCAGGAAGCTAGGGTTTTTAATGATCCTCAACTTGATCCGAGAAGATGCTCTCag GTTATCACAAAGCTTCTTTATCTACTGAACCAAGGAGATTACTTCACCAAG ACTGAAGCCACAGAAGTTTTCTTTTCCGTGACAAAGCTTTTCCAGTCGAAAGATTTTGGTTTGAGGAGAAtggtttatttgattataaagGAATTATCGCCATCAGCAGATGAG GTTATTATTGTCACAAGCTCCCTAATGAAGGACATGAATAGCAAGACTGATATGTACCGAGCAAATGCCATTCGTGTGCTTTGTCGGATAACAGATGGAACCCTTCTTACCCAGATCGAACGATATCTGAAACAAGCAATAGTTGACAAGAATCCAGTAGTTGCTAGTGCAGCCTTGGTCAGTGGGATTCATTTACTCCAG ACGAACCCAGAGATTGTCAAAAGGTGGAGTAATGAGGTTCAAGAAGCTGTACAGTCAAGGGCTGCCCTTGTACAATTTCATGCACTGGCTTTGCTCCAGCAG ATACGACAGAACGATCGACTTGCTGTTAGTAAGTTGGTTACTAGTTTGACTAGGGGAACTGTTCGCTCACCAATGGCTCAATGCCTCTTAATACGTTATGCTAGTCAG GTTATTCGTGAGTCAGCTAACACACAAACAGGGGACCGTCCTTTCTATGATTTTCTGGAGAGTTGTCTGCGCCATAAGGCTGAAATGGTGATATTTGAGGCTGCCAGAGCAATTACAGAGCTCAGTGGTGTGACAAACCGAGAATTGACTCCAGCGATCACTGTTCTCCAGCTCTTCTTGAGTTCGTCCAAGCCTGTGCTGAGATTTGCAGCTGTCCGTACTTTGAACAAG GTGGCCATGACTCATCCCATGGCTGTCACAAACTGCAACATTGATATGGAGAGCTTAATTTCTGACCAGAACAGAAGCATTGCCACTCTTGCAATCACCACTCTACTTAAGACAGGAAATGAATCAAGTGTGGATCGCTTGATGAAGCAGATAACAAATTTCATGTCAGATATAGCTGATGAGTTCAAAATTGTTGTTGTGGAAGCCATAAGGTCACTGTGTTTGAAGTTTCCCTTGAAGTATAGATCATT GATGAACTTTTTAAGCAACATTCTCAGGGAGGAAGGAGGATTTGAGTACAAAAAGGCTATTGTAGATTCAATTGTGATCCTTATCAGAGATATCCCTGAAGCAAAGGAAAGTGGTTTACTTCATTTGtgtgaatttattgaagattgTGAATTTACCTATCTATCCACACAG ATACTCCACTTTCTGGGGATTGAAGGCCCAAAGACCACAGATCCCAGCAAATACATACGCTATATCTACAACCGTGTGCATCTTGAGAATGCTACTGTCCGGGCTGCTGCTGTGAGCACTCTGGCAAAATTTGGTGCTATGGTTGACGCACTGAAG CCACGAATTTTTGTCCTGTTGAGGCGCTGTATCTTTGACAGTGATGATGAG GTTCGTGATAGAACAACACTTTATCTCAGCACACTTGGGGGTGATGGTGAAGTGGTTGAAACTGATAGAGACACAAAGACTTTTCTCTTTGGAGACCTGGATATCCCTCTTGTGAATCTGGAgacaagtttgaaaaattat GAGCCTTCTGAAGAGCCTTTTGATATTGATTCTGTTCCAAAAGAAGTCAAGTCTCAGCCGCTTGCTGAGAAGAAAGCCCCAGGCAAAAAGCCAACTGGTCTTGGTGCTCCTCCGGCTGGTCCTCCATCTACCGTTGATGCTTACGAAAGGCTTCTTTCCTCTATTCCAGAGTTTTCGGACTTTGGGAAGCCTTTCAAG TCCTCGGCACCTGTGGAGCTTACAGAAGCAGAAACAGAATATGCAGTTAATGTTGTTAAGCACATATTTGATAGGCATGTCGTGTTCCAGTACAACTGCACCAACACGATTCCTGAGCAATTATTGGAAAAT GTCTCTGTTATTGTGGATTCGTCAGAAGCGGATAACTTTGCAGAAGTAGCATCCAAGCCTTTACGATCTCTTCCTTATGATACACCTGGACAAACCTTTGTGGCATTTGAGAAGCCTAAGGGAATCACTGCTGTAGGAAAGTTTTCAAACACATTGAGGTTCATTGTTAAAGAG GTTGATCCAACTACTGGTGAGGCAGAGGAGGATGGCGTTGAAGATGAATACCAACTGGAGGACCTTGAGGTTGTTGCAGCAGATTACATGATGAAGGTCGGAGTCTCCAATTTCAGGAATGCTTGGGAAAGCATGGGAGATGAATTTGAGCATGTGGATGAATATGGCCTTGGCCCAAGGGAGAACTTGGCTGAAGCTGTTATCGCTGTCATCAACCTTCTTGGGATGCAGCCTTGTGAG GGAACAGAGGTTGTTGCAACCAATTCAAGGTCACACACGTGTCTACTATCTGGTGTTTTCCTAGGCAACGTGAGGGTGCTTGCACGGTTGCAGTTTGGAATTCATGGTTCTAGGGATGTTGCAATGAAACTGGCTGTTAGATCTGAGGATGAAGCCGTCAGTGATACCATTCACGAGATTGTATCAAGCGGCTGA